The following are encoded together in the bacterium genome:
- the metF gene encoding methylenetetrahydrofolate reductase [NAD(P)H], translating into MAGKRNRRPPLRIDEILGHNRPVLSFEFFPPKKPESEHILHETVEVLSRFSPDFISVTYGAGGSTKDNTLRWTLDIKEKYGLDVMMHLTCIASSRADIQGVASTLKENGIRNILALRGDPPQDLPVGAIKDDFHFAHELVEYLRDMGGFSIGVAGYPEGHLEAPSLERDVEYLKRKVDAGAGFVITQIFFDNRYFFDYMDRALAAGVSVPIIPGIMPIVNLGQVQKFTKMCGATVPDPIVRDMEGRDADDMMKVGVDYAVRQCRQLLDSGAAGLHFYTLNRNHATERILQEVGSDLSKEGS; encoded by the coding sequence ATGGCAGGGAAACGAAACCGGAGACCGCCATTGAGAATAGACGAGATCCTGGGACATAACCGACCAGTGCTGTCCTTCGAGTTTTTCCCACCCAAAAAGCCCGAGAGCGAACATATCCTTCACGAAACTGTGGAGGTGCTGAGCAGGTTCTCCCCCGATTTCATCTCTGTTACCTACGGGGCGGGGGGCAGCACAAAGGACAACACCCTTCGGTGGACCCTGGACATCAAGGAGAAGTATGGTCTGGATGTGATGATGCACCTGACCTGTATCGCTTCATCAAGGGCCGACATACAGGGGGTAGCATCCACCCTCAAGGAAAATGGGATCAGAAATATACTGGCCTTGCGTGGTGATCCTCCCCAGGATCTTCCCGTTGGGGCAATAAAGGACGATTTCCACTTTGCCCATGAACTCGTTGAATACCTGCGGGACATGGGCGGGTTTTCCATCGGAGTTGCCGGTTATCCGGAAGGACATCTTGAGGCTCCCTCCCTGGAGAGGGATGTGGAGTACCTTAAAAGGAAGGTGGATGCCGGGGCCGGTTTTGTTATTACACAAATTTTTTTCGACAATCGCTACTTTTTTGATTACATGGATCGGGCCCTTGCTGCCGGTGTAAGCGTCCCCATCATTCCGGGGATCATGCCCATCGTAAACCTTGGGCAGGTTCAGAAGTTCACCAAGATGTGCGGGGCCACCGTCCCCGACCCCATCGTCCGTGATATGGAAGGAAGAGACGCCGATGATATGATGAAAGTGGGTGTGGATTACGCTGTTCGCCAATGCCGCCAACTCCTGGATTCAGGCGCCGCTGGCCTTCATTTCTACACCCTGAACCGCAACCATGCCACAGAGCGGATCCTGCAAGAGGTGGGGAGCGACTTATCGAAGGAGGGGTCGTGA
- a CDS encoding PilZ domain-containing protein, giving the protein MRRILVIDSANIFTQHVELVVSRYGYGTKGVSSAREALEALVHEGVDLVIAQESLPDMTWSDFCRRAGTDSSCSGVPVVVLSSDPASFDLQGCEGINVAGVRTKPISMRDLIAVVQRYLPYKNKRRQIRAPLAMKAMIRKGEELVPCRVLNLSEGGVFIMKKDPLPMDTDVHLLLFLDEVETPLEVSGKVVYVVEKARGKHPPGMGVQFNELKPDTREKLFQHLDDHVSSILGR; this is encoded by the coding sequence GTGAGACGTATCCTTGTCATAGATTCAGCAAATATCTTTACTCAGCATGTGGAACTGGTTGTGAGCCGTTACGGGTACGGGACCAAAGGCGTCAGTTCAGCACGGGAAGCTCTTGAGGCGCTGGTTCATGAGGGGGTAGATCTTGTCATCGCCCAGGAAAGTCTTCCAGACATGACGTGGTCCGATTTCTGCCGCAGAGCGGGAACCGATTCGAGCTGTTCCGGTGTTCCGGTAGTGGTGTTATCCTCAGATCCTGCATCCTTCGACCTGCAGGGATGTGAAGGGATCAATGTCGCCGGAGTTCGGACAAAGCCCATTTCCATGAGGGACCTCATCGCGGTTGTCCAGAGATATCTTCCATACAAGAACAAGCGGCGCCAGATCAGAGCCCCGCTTGCCATGAAAGCCATGATCCGCAAGGGGGAGGAACTTGTGCCGTGCCGGGTGCTGAACCTCAGCGAGGGCGGGGTGTTCATTATGAAAAAGGATCCCCTTCCCATGGACACGGATGTCCATCTGCTCCTTTTTCTGGATGAGGTGGAGACACCCCTGGAGGTTAGCGGTAAGGTGGTTTACGTTGTCGAAAAAGCCAGGGGAAAACACCCGCCGGGAATGGGTGTTCAGTTTAACGAACTTAAACCCGATACCCGGGAGAAATTGTTTCAACACCTCGATGATCACGTGTCCTCCATCCTGGGAAGGTAA